One Solanum pennellii chromosome 9, SPENNV200 DNA segment encodes these proteins:
- the LOC107031023 gene encoding growth-regulating factor 3-like — protein MDFKLKQWRNESSEEEKSTKLPKLVLDLDSFSSSCYSHSDSDSNSSALPLFVSEPINKLSAFADSSLTPTKLPSMGNGYFSLAQWQELELQALIYKHMLAGAPVPHELLYLIKKSLINSSPYYNMSQQYHQYQQAMLHSGYWGRTNMDPEPGRCRRTDGKKWRCSRDVVSGHKYCERHVHRGRNRSRKPVEIPTTTTPRGCNAATSSRGDGEVLKVNPAMTSHGGVTPQFALSGHANSVDLLHLNQRPSKSIIEKKGPMEAQNDSKPSGQILRHFFDDWPRQQLEENENATSMASATSLSISMPGNPSSDVSLKLSTGDRHNSGTRVHNVERSMWGTNQVASMGGPLAEALRSSMSSSSPTSVLHHLPRGSTSEASYVTT, from the exons ATGGACTTCAAGTTGAAGCAATGGAGAAATGAATcatcagaagaagaaaaatcaacaaAGTTACCAAAACTTGTTCTTGATCTtgactctttttcttcttcttgttattcACATTCTGATTCTGATTCTAATTCTTCTGCTCTTCCCTTATTTGTATCTGAACCTATCAATAAATTGTCAGCATTTGCAGATTCATCACTTACTCCTACCAAACTTCCCA GTATGGGAAATGGTTACTTCAGCTTAGCTCAGTGGCAAGAACTTGAACTACAAGCTTTGATTTACAAACATATGTTAGCTGGTGCTCCTGTTCCTCATGAACTTCTTTATCTTATTAAAAAAAGTCTCATCAATTCATCTCCTTATTATAACATGTCTcaacaatatcatcaatatcaacAAGCTA TGTTACACTCAGGGTATTGGGGAAGAACAAATATGGATCCAGAGCCAGGGAGGTGTAGGAGAACTGATGGTAAGAAATGGAGATGTTCAAGAGATGTAGTGAGTGGACATAAGTACTGTGAACGCCACGTTCATCGTGGTAGGAACCGTTCAAGAAAGCCAGTGGAAATCCCCACAACCACCACCCCTCGTGG CTGCAATGCAGCCACGAGCAGCAGGGGTGACGGTGAAGTCCTTAAAGTCAACCCCGCCATGACAAGTCATGGCGGGGTTACTCCTCAATTTGCTTTATCTGGACATGCAAATTCAGTTGATCTACTTCACCTCAATCAAAG GCCTTCAAAATCTATAATTGAGAAAAAAGGTCCAATGGAGGCCCAAAATGATAGTAAACCCAGTGGCCAAATACTTCGCCATTTCTTTGATGATTGGCCTAGACAACaacttgaagaaaatgaaaatgctACTTCAATGGCTTCTGCCACCAGCCTCTCGATTTCGATGCCCGGAAATCCCTCGTCTGACGTCTCGTTAAAGCTCTCTACGGGAGACAGACATAACTCTGGCACTCGAGTCCATAACGTTGAACGTTCCATGTGGGGAACGAACCAGGTTGCATCGATGGGTGGACCACTAGCCGAGGCTCTAAGGTCATCGATGTCCAGCTCATCGCCAACGAGCGTTTTGCATCACTTGCCACGTGGCAGCACGTCAGAGGCTAGTTATGTTACCACTTGA